From the Lysobacter sp. FW306-1B-D06B genome, one window contains:
- the fliE gene encoding flagellar hook-basal body complex protein FliE produces MTDAISSIMSQIRAHEMRMRGPDAAPGNAIAPSALAPGAAGAAQGAPGFQQTLSHAIDSVSRAQNTSGALQQAFELGDPRADLARVMVAMQQSQVAFRATVEVRNRLVQAYQDVMNMPV; encoded by the coding sequence ATGACCGATGCGATCTCCTCAATCATGTCCCAGATCCGCGCGCACGAAATGCGCATGCGCGGGCCGGACGCCGCGCCGGGCAATGCCATCGCCCCGTCGGCGCTGGCACCGGGGGCGGCCGGGGCGGCGCAGGGCGCGCCGGGATTCCAGCAGACGCTCAGCCATGCCATCGACAGCGTCAGCCGCGCGCAGAACACCAGCGGCGCATTGCAGCAAGCGTTCGAACTGGGCGATCCGCGCGCCGACCTGGCGCGCGTGATGGTCGCCATGCAGCAGTCGCAGGTCGCCTTCCGCGCCACGGTGGAAGTGCGCAACCGGCTGGTGCAGGCGTATCAGGACGTGATGAACATGCCGGTGTGA